TGTCAATCCAAGCTTTTAGGGGAACTATTTTGCTGTCCGCCTTACCTAGTTTACTCTCCTCAGGCAATTTGTAATAACTATTTATCCAAGTTGCTATTCCCGCCAAGCCAGAATAGGAGTTAATTGACACCAAAGGTATTTTATCCAATATTTTCTCTGTATCAAAGCTGTTGTATATCTCTTTGTGCTTTAACAATCCGTCGGCATGTATACCAGCTTTGGTTAAATTAAACTCGCTTCCTATAAATGGAGCTTTCGGAGGAATTGTAAGTCCGATCTCATTTTCAAAGTACTTAGCTACCTCAGAAATTATTTTAAGGTTCATTTTTTTCGTATTTCCTCTTATCTGAGCATACTCAAATATCATTGATTCCAACGGAGAGTTCCCCGTTCTTTCTCCTATCCCCATTAGAGTTGAGTTTGCTGAAGAACCTCCATACAACCAACAAGCAGTGGCATTTACTACTCCTTTATTGAAGTCATTATGACCATGCCACTCTATCGACTCAGCCGGAACTCCGCACTCTTCTCTCAGACACTTCACAATAGCAGGTACAGATCTCGGCAGTGCTGCATATGAAAATGGCACACCGATGCCCAGCGTGTCACACGCTCTTATCTTTACTTGCATTCCATACTTTTCTGAAAGTTCCATAAGGTTAGAGGCCAAGGGCACTACAAAGCCAGGAAAATCCGCTCTTGTAACATCCTCAAGATGGCATCTGGGTATTATACCATTTTTTAAGGTTTCTTCTGCTAAATCCAGATAATGATTCATAGCTTCCTGTCTACTCATGCCAAGTTTATGGAATATATGATAGTCTGAAATAGACATAAGCATGCCTGTCTCTTTTATGCCCAGTTCTTTTACCAACTCAAGATCAGCTTTATTGGCTCTTATCCAAGATGTAATCTCCGGATATCTGTATCCCCTATCCATACACTCTTTGAGAGCCGCTCTATCTTTGTCGGTGTAAAGAAAAAATTCTGTTTGCCTTATTATTCCTGAATCATTGTCCAGCTTGTGCATATAGTCAAAAAGGGTGGTAATCTCTTCCACTGACATTGGTCGCAATGACTGTTGACCGTCTCTAAATGTAGTATCAGTAATCCAGATATCATCCGGAATATCAAGTGCATGCTGTGCGTTAATAAATTTTATTTTCGGTATCTCGTCAAAGGGGAACTGCTCCTTAAAGTAGTTCGGCCCCGGCTCCTTTATGGCTTTAAAAGTCATATGAGAACACTCCTTTTCCTAATAAAATAAACGACCCATGCATCTAATACTACGGTCGTTCTTCTATAAAATATAGTTCATTTATTTTAGTAATATTAAATTTTAGTAAATTAATGTTTTTTAATATTTAGAAAACTCTAATTTTTTGTTAAAAAAAATATCGAGCTCTCGATACTATTTATAAACAACTGTATTCTAATAGATTTGAAAAGTTATATCATAAATATAAAGCTTAGTCAAATAAATCGAGGGGTTCGATGGGGTATTTTCCCGCCCAAATTAATAAAATAATAGACTTAAATTGCGATATCCCTACCTGAAAAACAAACTCTTTTTAAACTAGCTCTTTGTAAGCTTCAACTTCTCTTTGGCGTACCCATTCACCAATTTCTGCTCCTTTTAACCCTTCTGGGATTTTATAATTTCGGGCTGATGAGATCGCTTTCATATATTTTTCATAATTTGTCACGAAGTCGATATTTTCCTTTGGATTTAATGCTCTCATAACTGCTAAAAACCCATCATGTCCTATCGGATTTTTTGACAGACGTATCAAGAAATCCACTATTTCATCCGCTTCTGTTATCCTGTAAACCCTATTCAGTCCTTTTATTGTGAAATCGGCACATTTATACCAAAGTTTTGGCAAAGTCATTGTATTGTTTATTTCGTTCAATAACTGCAGCCCTTCTATTCCAAAATCATAGTTCTGTAATGAGGCTTCTCTTTCTGCCACAACATTTGAAATAGCTGCTATGAGTGCTGCAAAACGCACCTCAACTCTCGAATTCTGCCTTGCCGTTTCATCCAAAATCAACATTGCACTTTCAAAATTGTATTTCTCGAAATTATCCTTTCTAGCCCTTCTTTGCTCTGCTAATTTTGACAGATAAGGAAAAACGACGTTTAAAAGGTTGCTTTTTTCTAAAATCCTAAAATAAAGAGAAGGCTTATTCGTAGCTAATGCGATGGCCATCTCTTTTATTATTCTTTCTTTTGGTTCCTCTGAAAGCTCTCTTGCACAAAAGGACATCATTTCAAGAGTTCTTGCTTCGATTTCAAACCCAAACTGTGCAGACTGCCTAGCCGCCCGTAACGCCCTTACCGGATCATCCATGAAATGTTCAGAAGTGGCACGGATTATTTTATTCTTTATGTCGCGGCTGCCGAAGTATGGATCAATAAGAGAAGATGTTCGGAGATCCCATGCCATACTATTCATCGTAGTGTCTCGCCTATAAAGATCCTCTTCAATAGTCACATCCGGGCTAAATAACACAGAAAATCCAGTATAGCCTGAACTCGTTTTAACTTCAGTACGAGCAAAGGCGACTTCACGCTGTTCTCCTTCTATATCCAAAGTAAAGACGGGAAAAGAGTTGCCTATTTTTTTTGCTTCAGGAAACTTCTCTACAAAAGAGGACTCCTCAACTCCGACGACAGCATAATCTTTGTCGCAGGGCTCACAGTTCATAATCTTATCCCGCACCCATCCTCCGACCACATATACTTTGCCGCCTATTGATTCAATCAGCCTTAAAAAATCAAGCTCTCTCAAGTCTTTAAAACTCCCCTTTAAAACAGCATGTTTATGCTCTTAAGGCTCATAATAGCACAAAGGAGACGGATACACCGTCTCCTTTGTGTCATTAAAATATCAGCTATTTAATTAAATATCCATTATTTCTTTTTCTTTATTCGATGCCATCCCGTCTATTTTCTCAATATAAGAATCGGTATGATCTTGTACATCTTTTTGATACTTTTTCAAATCGTCTTCCGTTATATCTCCTGCTTTTTCCATCTTCTTTAAGCTCTCAATAACATCTC
The Synergistaceae bacterium DNA segment above includes these coding regions:
- a CDS encoding 2-isopropylmalate synthase — encoded protein: MTFKAIKEPGPNYFKEQFPFDEIPKIKFINAQHALDIPDDIWITDTTFRDGQQSLRPMSVEEITTLFDYMHKLDNDSGIIRQTEFFLYTDKDRAALKECMDRGYRYPEITSWIRANKADLELVKELGIKETGMLMSISDYHIFHKLGMSRQEAMNHYLDLAEETLKNGIIPRCHLEDVTRADFPGFVVPLASNLMELSEKYGMQVKIRACDTLGIGVPFSYAALPRSVPAIVKCLREECGVPAESIEWHGHNDFNKGVVNATACWLYGGSSANSTLMGIGERTGNSPLESMIFEYAQIRGNTKKMNLKIISEVAKYFENEIGLTIPPKAPFIGSEFNLTKAGIHADGLLKHKEIYNSFDTEKILDKIPLVSINSYSGLAGIATWINSYYKLPEESKLGKADSKIVPLKAWIDKEYEGGRTTCIKNRELRALVEKHLPHILLSSAREHKKTKCS
- a CDS encoding tRNA adenylyltransferase yields the protein MRELDFLRLIESIGGKVYVVGGWVRDKIMNCEPCDKDYAVVGVEESSFVEKFPEAKKIGNSFPVFTLDIEGEQREVAFARTEVKTSSGYTGFSVLFSPDVTIEEDLYRRDTTMNSMAWDLRTSSLIDPYFGSRDIKNKIIRATSEHFMDDPVRALRAARQSAQFGFEIEARTLEMMSFCARELSEEPKERIIKEMAIALATNKPSLYFRILEKSNLLNVVFPYLSKLAEQRRARKDNFEKYNFESAMLILDETARQNSRVEVRFAALIAAISNVVAEREASLQNYDFGIEGLQLLNEINNTMTLPKLWYKCADFTIKGLNRVYRITEADEIVDFLIRLSKNPIGHDGFLAVMRALNPKENIDFVTNYEKYMKAISSARNYKIPEGLKGAEIGEWVRQREVEAYKELV